The Papaver somniferum cultivar HN1 chromosome 3, ASM357369v1, whole genome shotgun sequence genome includes a region encoding these proteins:
- the LOC113360048 gene encoding uncharacterized protein LOC113360048 has translation MEDSGHEADESEKDQTMSEGRDEDEEEEDWRIPIRQYLDKGTLPADVKESRKLEPKAAMYSLRNGILYKRSFLGPLMRCLSQTEGRRILHDIHSGEAGNHRGRRSLAKTQGYYCLSMYEDAKNIAERCEICQRFAKKIRTPTTELNSVIIPWQFVK, from the coding sequence ATGGAAGATTCAGGTCACGAAGCCGACGAATCCGAAAAAGACCAGACCATGTCAGAAGGgagagatgaagatgaagaggaagaagattggAGAATCCCGATCCGCCAGTatcttgacaaaggtaccttaccagcagaTGTCAAGGAATCTCGAAAACTGGAGccaaaagcagcaatgtacagccTGCGTAATGGAATCCTATAcaaaaggtcatttcttggacctttgatgcgatGTCTATCACAAACCGAAGGAAGAAGAATACTACATGATATACATAGCGGAGAGGCAGGAAATCATAGAGGAAGAAGGTCCTTAGCTaagacgcaaggatattactgtctGAGTATGTACGAAGATGCAAAGAACATAGCTGAGCGCTGCGAAATATGTCAACGCTTTGCCAAGAAGATTAGAACACCAACAACGGAGCTCAACTCAGTTATCATCCCTTGGCAATTTGTCAAATGA